A DNA window from Maribellus comscasis contains the following coding sequences:
- a CDS encoding alpha-L-arabinofuranosidase C-terminal domain-containing protein encodes MKSIKLPIFLLFIFSFFCNEAGADEPDSAYIFAYTTHKQNNTAGLHYAWSVDRENWFGIGPEFRFLASDFGRWGTQKKIINPILFQDEEGLYHCLWTLNDDVGQFAHAASEDLYQWKRQSYPQVMGNGNVLNLEVSSDKKNNRYLVTWESEIDGELKRFKTTTTDFKNYSETTGIIKDKRLGLRETVRIDGELQTGTVKKISWKTIDGLIKWYEWSQFHSMERADNMRKDQERFKDLRKVDASIKLIPERSKKISDKLVGIFFEDISYAADGGLYAELVQNRGFEYALSDKSGNDPSWNSYKAWSLNGENASFKIDSVSPIHENNKHFVVLEIAEIGAALVNEGFDGIAVKEGNRYDFSVFAKIMEPKKGKLLIRLTDENNKVIAETRTKSIATTWKKYEAVLTVNKTVDNAKLEVVPEFNGKVALDMISLFPQNTFKGRKNGLREDLAQAIADIHPKFVRFPGGCVAHGDGLHNMYRWNRTVGPLETRVPQRNIWNYHQSAGLGYFEYFQFCEDIGAEPLPVLPAGVPCQNSGTCGHGQQGGIPMAEMDEYVQEVLDLIEWANGDKNTKWGRIRAEAGHPEPFNLKYIGIGNEDLITDIFEERFTMIFNALKEKHPEIVVIGTVGPFYTGTDYEEGWDIATKLQVPMVDEHYYQPPGWFIHNQDFYDRYDRSKSKVYLGEYAAHLPGRPNNIETALSEALYMTTLERNGDIVEMSSYAPLLAKEEHINWAPDLIYFNNTEVKPTVGYYVQKLFGQNSGETYIPAEIQLSENREDIKKRVAVSVVQDNATNDVIVKLVNLLPAEVNANLDFTDINIADSEAGLTVLKGKPEDKSALPSTTKISVDSEFEYKLPGYSFSVIRIRTNSIKNTD; translated from the coding sequence ATGAAATCAATAAAATTGCCAATTTTTCTTTTATTCATTTTTTCATTTTTCTGCAATGAAGCAGGTGCCGACGAACCTGATTCGGCTTATATTTTTGCTTACACCACACACAAACAAAATAATACCGCAGGTTTGCACTATGCATGGAGTGTAGATCGTGAAAACTGGTTTGGGATCGGGCCGGAGTTTCGCTTTTTGGCGAGTGATTTTGGTCGATGGGGAACTCAGAAAAAAATTATTAACCCAATACTGTTTCAAGATGAAGAAGGATTGTATCATTGTTTATGGACATTGAACGATGATGTGGGGCAATTTGCACACGCTGCTTCCGAAGATCTTTATCAATGGAAACGTCAGTCATATCCTCAGGTAATGGGAAATGGCAATGTCCTAAACCTGGAAGTTTCTTCAGACAAAAAAAATAATAGATATTTAGTTACCTGGGAAAGTGAAATCGACGGAGAACTCAAACGATTCAAAACAACTACAACTGACTTTAAAAATTATTCTGAAACTACCGGAATTATTAAAGACAAGCGGCTGGGGCTCCGCGAAACTGTAAGGATCGACGGTGAATTACAAACAGGTACGGTCAAAAAAATTTCATGGAAAACGATTGATGGTCTGATAAAATGGTACGAATGGAGCCAGTTTCACAGTATGGAGAGGGCTGATAATATGCGTAAAGACCAGGAACGCTTCAAAGACCTCAGGAAAGTGGATGCTTCCATCAAGCTAATACCAGAAAGAAGTAAAAAGATCAGTGATAAGCTGGTTGGAATATTTTTCGAAGATATCAGTTATGCAGCTGACGGTGGTTTGTATGCCGAGTTAGTGCAGAATCGTGGATTTGAATATGCTCTTAGCGATAAGAGCGGAAACGATCCATCCTGGAACAGTTACAAAGCCTGGTCGTTGAATGGAGAAAATGCATCATTTAAAATAGATTCTGTTTCACCTATTCATGAGAATAACAAACATTTTGTTGTGCTTGAAATAGCGGAAATTGGTGCGGCCTTGGTTAACGAAGGATTTGACGGGATTGCTGTAAAAGAAGGGAATCGTTACGATTTTTCGGTTTTTGCCAAAATAATGGAGCCCAAAAAAGGAAAACTGCTTATTCGATTGACCGACGAAAATAATAAAGTAATTGCTGAAACAAGAACAAAATCGATTGCAACCACATGGAAAAAATATGAAGCTGTTCTCACTGTAAACAAGACGGTTGATAATGCGAAATTAGAAGTCGTTCCTGAGTTTAACGGAAAAGTTGCTTTGGATATGATTTCTCTTTTTCCGCAAAATACTTTTAAAGGGAGAAAAAATGGTTTACGAGAAGACCTGGCACAGGCCATAGCAGATATCCATCCAAAGTTTGTTCGTTTTCCCGGTGGATGTGTCGCTCATGGCGACGGACTTCATAACATGTATCGCTGGAACCGGACAGTTGGGCCGCTGGAAACACGGGTTCCGCAACGAAATATTTGGAACTATCATCAGTCAGCAGGTTTGGGGTATTTTGAATACTTTCAATTTTGCGAAGATATCGGGGCTGAGCCTCTTCCTGTGTTGCCGGCAGGAGTGCCTTGCCAGAATTCGGGAACTTGCGGGCATGGTCAACAAGGTGGGATTCCTATGGCCGAAATGGATGAATATGTGCAGGAAGTACTTGATTTGATTGAATGGGCAAACGGAGACAAAAATACAAAGTGGGGCAGAATTCGCGCAGAAGCTGGTCATCCGGAGCCTTTTAACTTAAAATATATCGGTATCGGAAATGAAGATTTAATAACTGATATATTTGAAGAGAGATTTACTATGATTTTTAACGCCCTCAAAGAGAAACATCCGGAAATAGTTGTGATAGGAACCGTTGGTCCTTTTTATACCGGAACTGATTATGAGGAGGGCTGGGACATAGCTACCAAACTTCAGGTACCAATGGTTGATGAACATTATTACCAACCTCCGGGCTGGTTTATTCATAACCAGGATTTTTATGACCGCTACGATCGCTCAAAATCCAAAGTGTACCTGGGAGAATATGCAGCACACTTACCCGGAAGGCCGAACAATATTGAAACAGCACTGTCCGAAGCATTGTACATGACAACACTGGAGAGAAACGGAGATATCGTGGAAATGTCATCCTATGCACCACTCCTTGCCAAGGAAGAACACATAAACTGGGCTCCGGATCTTATTTATTTCAATAATACGGAAGTAAAACCAACTGTTGGCTATTACGTACAAAAACTTTTTGGACAAAATTCAGGTGAAACCTATATCCCTGCTGAAATTCAGTTATCTGAAAATAGGGAAGATATAAAAAAGCGGGTTGCTGTTTCAGTGGTTCAGGATAACGCAACAAATGATGTAATTGTAAAACTGGTTAATCTGTTGCCTGCTGAAGTAAACGCAAATTTGGATTTTACAGACATTAATATCGCTGATTCTGAGGCCGGTTTAACTGTTTTAAAAGGAAAGCCGGAAGATAAAAGCGCCTTGCCTTCAACCACTAAAATTTCTGTAGATTCTGAGTTTGAATACAAATTGCCAGGTTATTCATTTTCTGTAATCAGAATAAGAACCAATTCAATTAAAAATACTGACTAA
- a CDS encoding family 43 glycosylhydrolase: protein MKKTNEIKAFRLSRLRWVMILSFLFLISCENIKSTNEQFAGYMFVYFTGNEPGEEAIRVAVSTDGYNYRALNDNEPILNSKNISSSGGVRDPHILRGADGKAFYMVATDLYVPGQGWNNYAMILLKSTNLIDWSGSVVNIPETFPGEFSDVNRVWAPQTIYDEKSEKFMIYFSMKKDDGPDIIYYAFANKDFTGLEGAPKQLYFPPAESNTKACIDGDIIPFHGKYYLFHKAEDGDPGIKLAVSDNLTEGYRLVSDKRVDLETRPVEGSGIFKLNSSDEWILMYDVYTSGRYQFTKSSDLQNFSVVDEEVSMNFHPRHGTVMPVTGNELKRLISYWGRFDDLLAEATSSGLKHLNVVFDGENKIIHLPVKRSVDLSGFDPQFRCFPGISVAPEGRQDFTKGPVAYTFTIEGQGDVVYQVSASEDHNPVLEGYYADPDILYSEKTGKYYIYPTTDGFNNWSGYYFKTFSSDNLVDWTDKGTILDLKKDVNWANRNAWAPCIIEKKIDGEYKYFYYFTAAQKIGVAVADSPTGPFKDSGNALIDYKPEGVTGGQEIDPDVFTDPETGKSYLYWGNGYMAGAELNNDMISINKATLKTFNIDNTYREGTYVIYRNGTYYFMWSEDDTRSPNYKVRYGTSDSPLGKLTIPQDNIVIQRDSLTDIFATGHNSAIQIPGKDEWFLVYHRFTYPKGVEMGRSGGFHREVCIDKLEFDADGKIKEVKPTLNGIEPLKLD from the coding sequence ATGAAAAAAACGAACGAAATAAAAGCTTTCCGCTTATCCCGGTTACGGTGGGTAATGATTCTGTCTTTTTTATTCCTTATTTCTTGCGAAAATATCAAATCGACGAATGAGCAGTTCGCTGGTTATATGTTTGTTTATTTCACCGGCAATGAACCGGGAGAAGAAGCAATCCGTGTGGCTGTGAGCACCGATGGTTATAATTACCGGGCATTAAATGATAACGAGCCGATTTTAAATTCAAAAAATATAAGTAGCTCCGGTGGTGTGCGCGATCCCCACATTTTACGAGGCGCTGACGGGAAGGCGTTTTATATGGTTGCAACCGACTTGTATGTGCCCGGGCAGGGATGGAACAACTATGCCATGATTTTGTTAAAATCGACCAATCTCATAGATTGGTCGGGTTCTGTAGTAAACATCCCGGAAACTTTTCCTGGTGAGTTTAGCGACGTCAATCGGGTGTGGGCGCCCCAAACTATATATGATGAGAAATCAGAAAAATTCATGATTTACTTTTCGATGAAAAAGGATGACGGGCCGGATATTATTTACTATGCTTTCGCAAATAAGGATTTCACTGGCCTGGAAGGTGCTCCAAAGCAGCTGTATTTTCCTCCTGCGGAAAGTAACACGAAAGCTTGTATTGATGGTGACATCATTCCTTTTCACGGGAAATATTATTTGTTTCATAAGGCTGAAGATGGCGATCCGGGCATAAAACTAGCCGTCTCAGATAATTTAACCGAAGGCTACCGGTTGGTGAGCGACAAGCGTGTTGATCTGGAAACTCGTCCGGTAGAAGGAAGTGGAATTTTTAAGTTGAATAGTTCCGACGAGTGGATCTTAATGTACGATGTATACACAAGCGGACGCTATCAGTTTACCAAAAGCTCCGATTTGCAGAATTTTTCTGTGGTTGATGAGGAGGTTTCAATGAATTTTCATCCGCGTCACGGTACGGTGATGCCAGTTACGGGAAATGAATTAAAGCGGCTGATCAGTTATTGGGGACGTTTTGATGATTTGCTGGCTGAAGCCACTTCTTCCGGATTAAAACATCTAAATGTTGTATTCGACGGAGAAAACAAAATCATTCATTTGCCGGTAAAACGAAGTGTTGACTTGTCCGGTTTTGATCCTCAGTTTAGATGTTTTCCAGGAATATCAGTTGCTCCCGAAGGGCGGCAGGATTTTACCAAAGGTCCAGTTGCTTATACTTTTACAATTGAAGGACAAGGAGATGTTGTTTACCAGGTGAGCGCTTCAGAAGACCACAATCCTGTTCTGGAGGGCTATTACGCCGACCCGGATATTTTGTATTCCGAAAAAACAGGTAAATATTACATTTATCCCACTACCGATGGCTTTAACAACTGGTCGGGATATTACTTTAAAACATTTTCGTCGGATAATTTGGTCGACTGGACCGACAAAGGAACTATTCTTGACCTGAAAAAGGATGTGAACTGGGCAAATAGAAATGCATGGGCACCCTGTATTATCGAAAAGAAAATTGATGGAGAGTACAAATATTTCTACTATTTCACGGCAGCACAAAAAATAGGTGTTGCTGTAGCTGATAGCCCAACAGGCCCATTTAAAGACAGCGGCAATGCGCTAATCGATTATAAACCAGAGGGAGTAACCGGAGGTCAGGAAATAGATCCGGATGTGTTTACAGACCCGGAAACCGGCAAGAGTTATCTGTATTGGGGAAATGGCTACATGGCAGGTGCTGAATTAAATAACGATATGATTTCAATTAATAAAGCTACATTAAAAACGTTTAACATTGATAACACCTACCGCGAAGGAACCTATGTAATTTACAGAAATGGTACCTATTATTTTATGTGGTCGGAAGACGATACCCGCAGCCCGAATTATAAAGTTCGTTACGGAACATCAGATTCGCCGTTGGGGAAACTTACAATTCCTCAAGATAATATTGTCATTCAGCGCGATTCTTTAACAGACATTTTTGCCACCGGTCATAATTCAGCTATTCAGATTCCTGGTAAAGATGAATGGTTTCTTGTTTATCACCGTTTTACTTATCCGAAAGGAGTTGAAATGGGACGTTCGGGAGGTTTTCATCGCGAAGTATGTATCGACAAGCTGGAGTTTGATGCAGATGGAAAAATCAAAGAGGTAAAACCAACGTTGAACGGTATTGAACCCTTGAAGTTAGACTAA
- a CDS encoding beta-galactosidase, with protein sequence MKRLFIIIAVLVSNHVFSQVQFDNILYGVAYYHEYMPAERLDEDVKMMKEAGISVVRVGESTWSLFEPREGEFEFAWMDRIIDKFYDAGIKVILGTPTYSIPAWLWHKHPEVLLEYQNGGKAYYGIRQNMDITNPTYLFYSERIIRKMMEHYAQHPGIIGYQVDNETTSRGVNNYDFQVGFVNYLKKKFDTTENLNKIWGLNYWGMTIDGWEELAPRDGITNTGYKLEWERYNRKAVADFLKWQSAIVREYKRDDQFITQCFMPAVQDIDQHESSELMDLMAVNVYHGQQDDLTGNEIAFAGDYFRSVKHENYLITETNAQTIGWNSRIQQPPYPGQMRQNVYAHLGSGANMVEYWHWHSIHYGQEIYWKGVLSHDLQPNRAYAEVSKTAHELERIGKKLVNLKKENKVAILYSHDSNHALNIMPFDQGGNAWGSTNNNFYTNDLVKQFHKILYRNNVGVDFIFSENPEFEKYSLVIIPSLYIASDKLLEQISDFIKNGGHVVLQFKSGFCDENSMVRPMLAPGPLREACGFYYQEFTNFKEMSLKDDPFEVRENENKVNTWAEYIIPETARPLAFYKHWFFEKFPAITLNNFGEGTLLYEGCMVSDSIQEKIVMDAVDRSGIRTPDQDSHWPLITKSGTNNDGNTIRYYYNYSSRAATFLYPYKGGTELISGKKVEGQEKLIINPWDLLIIEE encoded by the coding sequence ATGAAACGTTTATTTATAATTATTGCTGTCCTTGTTTCGAACCATGTTTTTTCGCAAGTTCAGTTTGATAATATCCTGTACGGCGTAGCGTATTATCATGAATACATGCCTGCCGAGCGCCTTGATGAAGATGTTAAAATGATGAAAGAAGCCGGTATTTCGGTCGTGCGCGTTGGCGAATCTACCTGGAGTTTATTTGAACCTCGCGAGGGTGAGTTTGAATTCGCCTGGATGGACAGAATAATCGACAAATTTTACGATGCCGGTATAAAAGTTATTCTTGGAACTCCAACCTATTCAATTCCTGCCTGGTTGTGGCACAAACATCCGGAAGTTCTGCTGGAATACCAAAATGGAGGGAAGGCTTATTATGGTATTCGCCAAAATATGGATATCACAAACCCAACTTATTTATTTTATAGCGAGCGGATTATCCGGAAAATGATGGAGCACTACGCACAACATCCGGGAATAATTGGTTACCAGGTTGATAACGAAACCACGTCGCGGGGTGTGAACAATTATGATTTCCAGGTGGGTTTTGTAAATTATCTGAAAAAGAAGTTTGATACGACTGAAAATCTCAATAAAATCTGGGGTTTAAATTACTGGGGAATGACCATTGACGGATGGGAAGAACTAGCTCCTCGTGATGGAATCACGAATACAGGTTATAAACTCGAATGGGAGCGTTACAACCGGAAAGCTGTTGCTGATTTTTTAAAATGGCAATCGGCGATCGTTCGGGAATATAAACGCGACGACCAGTTTATTACCCAATGTTTTATGCCTGCTGTTCAGGATATTGACCAACATGAGTCTTCTGAATTGATGGATCTTATGGCTGTAAATGTGTATCACGGCCAGCAGGATGATTTAACCGGAAATGAGATTGCTTTTGCCGGAGACTATTTCAGATCGGTGAAACATGAAAATTATTTGATAACTGAAACAAACGCGCAAACCATTGGGTGGAACTCGCGTATTCAGCAGCCACCTTATCCGGGGCAGATGCGACAAAATGTTTATGCCCATCTTGGTTCCGGGGCAAATATGGTTGAATACTGGCACTGGCATTCTATCCATTACGGACAGGAGATTTACTGGAAGGGAGTGCTTTCGCATGATTTGCAGCCTAACAGGGCTTATGCCGAAGTATCAAAAACAGCACATGAACTGGAACGCATAGGTAAAAAACTGGTGAACCTGAAAAAGGAAAATAAAGTCGCTATTTTGTACAGCCACGATTCGAATCATGCGCTTAATATCATGCCCTTTGATCAAGGGGGAAATGCCTGGGGAAGCACCAATAATAATTTTTATACCAATGATTTGGTAAAACAATTTCATAAAATTTTATACCGGAATAATGTTGGTGTGGATTTTATTTTTTCCGAAAATCCTGAATTTGAAAAATACAGTCTGGTAATTATTCCTTCTTTATATATAGCAAGCGATAAACTTCTTGAACAAATAAGTGATTTTATAAAAAATGGGGGACACGTTGTTTTACAATTCAAAAGTGGATTCTGCGATGAAAATTCGATGGTTCGCCCCATGTTGGCTCCCGGTCCTCTTCGTGAAGCGTGCGGGTTTTATTATCAGGAATTTACCAACTTCAAAGAAATGAGCTTAAAGGATGATCCTTTCGAAGTAAGGGAAAACGAAAATAAAGTGAATACATGGGCTGAATATATTATTCCTGAAACAGCCAGGCCGCTGGCCTTTTACAAACACTGGTTTTTCGAAAAATTTCCCGCAATAACCCTTAATAATTTTGGTGAAGGAACATTGCTTTATGAAGGCTGTATGGTTTCTGATTCCATTCAGGAGAAAATAGTGATGGATGCCGTTGATCGCTCGGGAATAAGAACTCCGGATCAGGATAGTCACTGGCCGCTAATTACAAAATCAGGAACAAATAACGATGGCAATACCATCCGGTATTATTATAATTATTCATCCCGGGCAGCTACGTTTTTGTATCCCTATAAAGGAGGTACTGAGCTTATTTCGGGCAAAAAAGTGGAGGGACAGGAAAAACTGATAATTAATCCATGGGATTTACTCATTATTGAAGAATAG
- a CDS encoding glycoside hydrolase family 127 protein: MKTHYYLIILSILFFWGCSTPKEEPLQKHADYPISGVPFSKVQINDNFWLPKIETNRTATIPASFQKCEETGRLDNFLIAGGKMEGSVKGEMPFDDTDVYKIIEGASYSMSTIPDPKLDDYVDSLIEIIAIGQEEDGYLTTYKTIDTTKAPAGWCPAGGRWQNLSCSHELYNSGHMFEAAVAHYLATGKRNFLDIAIKNADLLVSVFGAGKNEQVPGHQIVETGLIKLYLLTGKKEYLDLSRHFLDNRGDSSKRELWGPYNQDHKPVTEQDEAVGHAVRAGYMYAGMTDIAALYNDGAYENAVDRIWENVVTKKIYITGGIGSLHDGEAFGENYELPNLTAYNETCAAIANVYWNYRMFLLHGDSKYIDVLERSLYNGVISGVALDGKTFFYPNPLQCDMHYHFNSGGSLSREPWFDCSCCPTNLCRFMPSVPGYIYAHKEDDLYVNLYVQSSTEVQLDNGSVKVKQKTEYPWEGDVELTILPQNKSEFTIKLRIPGWSVNQPLPGDLYSYLNPLENKPVITVNGEKVNFDIEKGYAVLTREWELNNKIEIFLPMEVKKVRANEKVEDDLGKLAIERGPIVYCVEEKDNPDIEELQISENTRFASSFNPELLSGIEVINTSGNSTNEVFKAIPYYVWNNRGANKMSVWLSEN; the protein is encoded by the coding sequence ATGAAGACACATTATTATTTGATAATCTTATCGATTTTGTTTTTTTGGGGTTGTTCAACACCAAAGGAAGAGCCGCTTCAAAAACATGCCGACTATCCCATTAGCGGAGTTCCTTTTAGCAAGGTTCAAATTAATGATAATTTTTGGTTGCCAAAGATCGAAACCAACCGCACAGCTACCATTCCGGCATCTTTTCAGAAGTGTGAAGAAACAGGCCGCCTGGATAATTTCCTCATTGCCGGTGGAAAAATGGAGGGTTCAGTAAAAGGTGAAATGCCTTTTGATGATACCGATGTATATAAAATAATTGAGGGAGCATCCTATTCAATGAGTACAATCCCGGATCCAAAACTGGATGACTATGTTGACTCACTGATTGAGATTATTGCTATCGGGCAGGAAGAAGACGGTTATTTAACCACTTATAAAACCATTGACACAACCAAAGCTCCGGCAGGCTGGTGTCCCGCCGGGGGAAGATGGCAAAATCTGTCGTGCAGCCACGAGTTGTACAACAGCGGGCATATGTTTGAAGCCGCAGTTGCACACTATCTTGCAACCGGGAAAAGAAATTTTCTGGATATTGCCATAAAAAACGCCGACCTCCTGGTTTCTGTTTTTGGAGCCGGGAAAAACGAACAGGTGCCTGGTCATCAGATTGTGGAAACCGGCTTAATAAAACTTTATCTGCTTACCGGAAAAAAAGAATACCTCGACTTATCCCGTCATTTTCTTGACAACAGGGGCGACAGCAGCAAGCGTGAATTATGGGGACCATACAACCAGGATCATAAACCCGTGACAGAACAGGATGAGGCAGTTGGACATGCTGTTCGTGCCGGATATATGTACGCCGGAATGACAGATATTGCGGCGCTGTATAACGATGGGGCGTATGAAAATGCTGTAGATAGGATTTGGGAGAATGTGGTTACAAAAAAAATATACATCACCGGGGGAATTGGTTCGTTGCACGACGGAGAAGCTTTTGGCGAAAACTACGAGTTACCAAATCTGACAGCGTACAATGAAACCTGCGCAGCCATAGCAAATGTCTATTGGAATTACAGGATGTTTTTACTTCACGGCGATTCAAAATATATTGATGTTCTGGAAAGGAGCCTCTACAACGGAGTAATTTCCGGCGTTGCGCTCGACGGAAAAACCTTTTTTTATCCCAATCCTTTACAGTGCGATATGCACTATCATTTTAACAGTGGAGGCAGTTTAAGCCGCGAACCCTGGTTCGACTGCTCGTGTTGCCCTACAAACCTATGCCGTTTTATGCCATCTGTTCCCGGATACATTTATGCACATAAAGAAGATGATTTGTATGTGAACCTCTATGTCCAGAGTTCAACGGAAGTGCAGTTGGATAATGGTTCGGTGAAAGTTAAACAAAAAACTGAATATCCCTGGGAGGGCGATGTAGAGTTGACCATCTTGCCTCAGAATAAATCTGAATTTACAATTAAATTGAGAATTCCGGGTTGGTCAGTAAATCAGCCACTTCCGGGAGACCTGTATTCTTATTTGAATCCTTTGGAAAATAAACCGGTTATAACCGTTAACGGCGAGAAGGTAAATTTCGATATAGAAAAGGGCTATGCCGTTTTAACACGTGAGTGGGAGTTAAATAATAAAATCGAAATTTTTCTTCCTATGGAAGTAAAAAAAGTAAGAGCAAATGAAAAAGTTGAAGATGATCTGGGAAAACTGGCAATTGAACGCGGACCTATTGTTTATTGTGTTGAAGAAAAAGACAACCCGGATATTGAGGAACTGCAGATTTCTGAAAATACCCGGTTTGCATCAAGCTTTAATCCGGAGTTGCTAAGCGGTATAGAAGTTATTAATACTTCCGGTAATTCCACAAACGAAGTTTTTAAAGCAATCCCGTATTACGTTTGGAACAACCGGGGGGCAAACAAAATGAGTGTTTGGCTGAGTGAAAATTAG
- a CDS encoding RNA polymerase sigma factor produces the protein MFDVQVKKRLKNGDPSAYKEVFRLLYPRLKGYCRLFISDEHEAEDIIQEGFLTLWEKRNTIQPENSVENLLFVMVRNRCLNRIKKQKLEEVNADLETNIPSENQFLYQIDFSGKEDKSLEELMIESFQQAVDELPEKMQFVYKKCKIEGRKQKEIAEELGVTVKAIEKHISKAKHNIRQKLLLQYPSMVLLISLLIGNLK, from the coding sequence ATGTTCGATGTTCAGGTTAAAAAGAGACTTAAGAACGGAGATCCAAGTGCCTACAAAGAGGTTTTCCGTTTATTGTATCCCCGTTTAAAGGGATACTGCAGGCTGTTTATTAGCGATGAACATGAAGCAGAGGATATTATTCAGGAAGGTTTTTTAACGCTTTGGGAAAAAAGAAATACGATTCAACCCGAAAATTCAGTCGAGAATCTTTTGTTTGTCATGGTTCGAAATCGTTGTCTGAACCGGATAAAAAAACAAAAACTTGAGGAAGTTAATGCAGATTTGGAGACAAATATTCCAAGTGAGAATCAATTTTTATATCAGATAGATTTTTCAGGGAAAGAGGACAAAAGCCTTGAAGAATTGATGATTGAATCGTTTCAGCAGGCGGTTGATGAACTCCCGGAAAAAATGCAATTTGTATATAAGAAATGTAAAATAGAAGGAAGAAAGCAGAAGGAGATTGCCGAAGAGCTGGGCGTTACTGTAAAAGCCATTGAAAAACACATTTCAAAAGCAAAACACAATATCAGACAAAAACTGCTACTACAGTATCCTTCAATGGTTTTACTTATCTCTTTGTTGATCGGTAATTTGAAATAA
- a CDS encoding FecR family protein, translating to MKDIVKKYLEGKANTREQAMLLEWLRYEKNQSVFQTYKLDWKKNLDDSWFPEEGIESWNEIQAALLEKSFKRWRKSQKKQMFFRYAAIFFFAVAMSNLVWFFVSGSDSKEAHVYYSNVIAENGHISKVVLPDGSLVWLNSGSQIRYDNFFGAENRNLILTGEAYFEANKNERVPMVVSCGDLKVKVLGTKFNVASYPANNTVDVVLERGVVELLSDKSESFSYTMQPGERAQFESENRKLKVSEVNTSKFTSWKNGIINIYNQSLSEVIKRLETRYNQEFAFDENISGFHYTFTIKNEPLSEIIQLMEKITPVKAVQKEDIIVFHLDKNKNRDVLRDK from the coding sequence ATGAAAGATATAGTCAAAAAATATTTGGAAGGCAAAGCCAATACAAGAGAACAGGCTATGCTGCTCGAATGGCTCCGATACGAGAAAAATCAATCTGTATTTCAGACATATAAACTCGACTGGAAGAAAAACCTGGATGATTCCTGGTTCCCGGAAGAGGGAATTGAAAGTTGGAATGAAATTCAGGCTGCTTTGTTGGAAAAGAGTTTTAAAAGATGGCGTAAATCACAAAAAAAACAGATGTTTTTCAGGTACGCTGCTATTTTCTTTTTTGCTGTAGCAATGAGCAATTTAGTTTGGTTTTTTGTTTCCGGAAGCGACTCAAAAGAAGCTCATGTATATTACAGTAATGTAATTGCCGAAAATGGACATATATCGAAGGTTGTATTGCCCGATGGATCACTGGTTTGGCTGAATTCCGGCTCTCAAATCAGGTACGATAACTTTTTTGGCGCCGAAAATCGAAATCTTATTTTAACAGGCGAAGCTTATTTTGAGGCAAATAAAAACGAAAGAGTTCCTATGGTTGTTTCCTGTGGCGATTTGAAGGTAAAAGTACTGGGAACAAAATTTAATGTAGCATCCTATCCTGCAAATAATACTGTAGATGTGGTTTTGGAACGAGGTGTGGTAGAATTGTTGAGCGATAAATCAGAATCTTTCAGTTATACGATGCAACCGGGAGAACGCGCTCAGTTTGAATCCGAAAACCGGAAGCTGAAAGTTTCGGAAGTCAATACAAGCAAATTTACATCATGGAAGAACGGAATTATTAATATTTACAATCAGTCGTTAAGTGAAGTTATCAAGCGACTTGAAACACGTTACAACCAGGAATTTGCATTTGATGAAAATATCAGCGGCTTCCATTACACCTTTACAATAAAAAATGAGCCTTTGAGTGAAATCATTCAATTGATGGAGAAAATTACACCGGTGAAAGCTGTACAAAAGGAAGATATTATTGTCTTTCACCTCGATAAAAATAAAAATAGAGATGTGCTGAGAGATAAGTAA